In the genome of Flexistipes sinusarabici DSM 4947, one region contains:
- a CDS encoding divergent polysaccharide deacetylase family protein, which produces MIGIIAASIINIRLQKLQTEYSGNRDATVKVQSPAEVDKKIKLFLYDHEISKERVLSKNIKNTSETDYIEYTIRLSEYELGSLRNSLINFFTKNNFDFSEDDALFFHKPGLNITFNLKTTPMKENYTDNYDINNGNIDYKANMAIILDDSGYNLDLAEKAASIKYPLTLSIIPYTPYDRETAEIARKHDKTVFLHQPMQPKSYPDTEPGKGAILLNTPETLIKILIDKNVEQIGKIDGVNNHMGSALTENRLKMKESLKYINKYTDTFVDSHTSADTVAYKICKEMKMNCGISDKFIDNSGNLKYIKNKLIESAELALKQKELIVIGHLRPKTVNALIKFLPEIEQMGVKIVPVEKVIQQ; this is translated from the coding sequence ATGATTGGAATCATTGCTGCATCCATTATCAATATAAGACTGCAAAAACTTCAAACGGAATATTCCGGCAATAGGGACGCCACAGTAAAAGTTCAGTCTCCGGCTGAGGTTGATAAGAAAATCAAACTTTTTTTGTACGACCACGAAATAAGTAAAGAAAGGGTTTTAAGTAAAAATATTAAAAATACGAGCGAAACTGATTATATTGAATATACAATTAGACTCAGTGAATATGAGTTGGGTTCTTTAAGGAACTCTTTGATAAATTTTTTCACTAAAAACAATTTTGACTTCAGTGAAGATGATGCTTTATTTTTCCACAAACCCGGTTTAAATATCACATTCAATTTAAAAACCACACCCATGAAAGAAAACTATACAGATAATTATGACATTAATAACGGTAATATCGATTATAAGGCAAATATGGCAATAATTTTGGATGATTCAGGGTATAATCTGGATTTGGCTGAAAAAGCTGCATCCATAAAATATCCGCTGACACTTTCCATTATTCCATATACACCTTATGACCGAGAAACTGCAGAAATTGCCAGAAAACATGATAAAACCGTCTTTCTTCATCAGCCTATGCAGCCGAAATCATACCCGGATACTGAGCCCGGGAAAGGCGCCATTCTTTTGAATACACCTGAAACATTAATCAAAATACTGATTGATAAGAATGTGGAGCAAATAGGCAAAATTGACGGAGTGAACAATCATATGGGATCAGCACTGACAGAAAACAGACTGAAAATGAAAGAATCCCTGAAATACATAAATAAATATACAGATACCTTTGTGGACAGTCACACTTCAGCTGATACTGTAGCGTATAAAATATGTAAAGAAATGAAGATGAACTGTGGCATCAGTGATAAATTTATTGATAACAGCGGAAACCTGAAATATATAAAAAACAAACTTATAGAAAGCGCCGAACTTGCACTCAAACAAAAAGAATTAATAGTAATCGGACATCTTAGACCCAAAACGGTAAATGCTCTGATCAAATTCCTCCCCGAGATAGAACAAATGGGGGTTAAAATAGTGCCAGTTGAAAAGGTTATACAACAGTGA